In Fusarium fujikuroi IMI 58289 draft genome, chromosome FFUJ_chr08, one genomic interval encodes:
- a CDS encoding related to methyltransferase has protein sequence MCADEDPLAVDEHAAQDDTDADSAVGDDNASDTTSLRSSILRYREENGRTYHAYKDGAYALPNDDIENERLDLQHHLFLLTFDERLHAAPLPKTLNRAFDAGCGTGIWAIEFADEHPECEVIGVDLSPIQPSAVPPNASFYVDDLEEPWEYSDKFDFVFARFLTGSILDWPKFFSESYKNLNPGGRIEMIDIIYPLLSDDGTLTKDSALSKWSELLHDIFTKNGRPMDSALKYKDQLEAAGFVDVNIVKRKWPLNRWPKDPKHKQIGIWAQQNTLDALAALSLAVFTRPDGQGGLGWSKEEVEVFLTDVRKDIKNVNIHSYWPIWSVYATKPEEATS, from the exons ATGTGTGCGGACGAGGACCcccttgctgttgatgagcat GCGGCTCAGGACGACACCGATGCTGACTCCGCCGTTGGAGAC GACAATGCTAGTGATACTACATCTCTAAGATCGAGTATTCTGAGATACCGTGAGGAGAATGGCAGGACTTATCATGCTTACAAGGACGGAG CTTATGCACTCCCAAATGACGAT ATTGAAAACGAAAGACTAG atcttcaacatcatctttTTCTGCTCACTTTCGACGAAAGACTGCACGCGGCCCCCTTGCCTAAGACGCTCAACCGCGCTTTTGATGCAGGCTGCGGCACCGGAATCTGGGCCATAGAGTTTG CTGATGAGCATCCCGAGTGCGAG GTCATTGGCGTCGACTTGAGTCCAATTCAGCCTTCGGC CGTTCCACCCAACGCCTCCTTCTACGTAGATGATTTAGAAGAGCCATGGGAGTACTCCGACAAGTTTGACTTTGTCTTTGCTCGCTTTCTCACAGGCTCCATCCTCGATTGGCCCAAGTTCTTCAGCGAAAGCTACAA GAACCTCAATCCTGGAGGCAGAATAGAGATGATCGACATCATCTACCCTCTCCTCTCCGACGATGGCACTCTGACAAAAGACTCAGCACTGTCCAAGTGGTCAGAACTACTCCACGATATCTTCACCAAGAATGGTCGACCCATGGATAGTGCGTTGAAGTATAAGGACCAGCTTGAGGCAGCGGGCTTTGTAGATGTCAACATTGTCAAGCGCAAGTGGCCTTTGAACAGGTGGCCCAAGGATCCCAAGCATAAGCAGATTG GTATCTGGGCCCAGCAAAACACTCTAGATGCATTGGCAGCTTTGAGTCTCGCTGTCTTCACACGCCCTGATGGCCAAGGTGGACTTGGGTGGAgtaaagaagaagtcgaggttTTCCTGACTGATGTGCGGAAAGATATTAAGAATGTTAACATTCATTCATACTGGCCAAT TTGGTCGGTTTATGCCACAAAGCCTGAAGAGGCCACTAGCTAG